The following coding sequences are from one Capsicum annuum cultivar UCD-10X-F1 chromosome 3, UCD10Xv1.1, whole genome shotgun sequence window:
- the LOC107862749 gene encoding uncharacterized protein LOC107862749 isoform X1, translated as MAGREVREYTNLTDPKDRKRGKGKDKIDDEEIAFHRMVSKMQDVSGERGGYLHGRGALDSDDLLYLKEQMEAEEDAERLLRRTEKRAFQAFKKAVANSTPASLPLPLRVEPKPKSGIRQQDLLKRFVEVKSKKLKESNPSNESNFPVHPTTRAMPIGKSDGDKEEIKTLPARPSEVGDRKIDNPVKSLLSAYDSSDDDDD; from the exons ATGGCTGGAAGAGAGGTTCGCGAATATACCAATCTCACCGATCCCAAAG ATAGGAAAAGGGGTAAAGGAAAGGATAAAATTGATGATGAGGAAATCGCTTTCCACCGTATGGTTTCTAAG ATGCAAGATGTTTCTGGGGAACGTGGAGGTTACCTTCATGGAAGAGGCG CCCTGGACAGTGATGACTTGCTCTATCTCAAGGAACAGATGGAAGCTGAGGAGGATGCAGAACGTCTTCTGCGACGCACTGAAAAACGTGCATTCCAGGCATTCAAG AAAGCTGTTGCTAACTCGACACCTGCATCACTTCCTCTGCCTCTTCGTGTTGAGCCCAAGCCCAAGAGTGGGATCAG GCAGCAAGATCTGCTAAAAAGATTTGTAGAAGTCAAATCCAAGAAGCTGAAAGAGTCTAACCCATCCAATGAGAGCAATTTTCCTGTACATCCAACTACACGGGCTATGCCAATTGGCAAGTCTGACGGTGATAAGGAGGAGATAAAAACTTTGCCAGCTAGGCCAAGTGAAGTTGGAGATAGAAAGATAGATAATCCAGTAAAAAGCTTGCTTTCAGCGTATGACAGTTCTGATGATGACGACGACTGA
- the LOC107862749 gene encoding uncharacterized protein LOC107862749 isoform X2, whose translation MQDVSGERGGYLHGRGALDSDDLLYLKEQMEAEEDAERLLRRTEKRAFQAFKKAVANSTPASLPLPLRVEPKPKSGIRQQDLLKRFVEVKSKKLKESNPSNESNFPVHPTTRAMPIGKSDGDKEEIKTLPARPSEVGDRKIDNPVKSLLSAYDSSDDDDD comes from the exons ATGCAAGATGTTTCTGGGGAACGTGGAGGTTACCTTCATGGAAGAGGCG CCCTGGACAGTGATGACTTGCTCTATCTCAAGGAACAGATGGAAGCTGAGGAGGATGCAGAACGTCTTCTGCGACGCACTGAAAAACGTGCATTCCAGGCATTCAAG AAAGCTGTTGCTAACTCGACACCTGCATCACTTCCTCTGCCTCTTCGTGTTGAGCCCAAGCCCAAGAGTGGGATCAG GCAGCAAGATCTGCTAAAAAGATTTGTAGAAGTCAAATCCAAGAAGCTGAAAGAGTCTAACCCATCCAATGAGAGCAATTTTCCTGTACATCCAACTACACGGGCTATGCCAATTGGCAAGTCTGACGGTGATAAGGAGGAGATAAAAACTTTGCCAGCTAGGCCAAGTGAAGTTGGAGATAGAAAGATAGATAATCCAGTAAAAAGCTTGCTTTCAGCGTATGACAGTTCTGATGATGACGACGACTGA
- the LOC107862748 gene encoding mitogen-activated protein kinase kinase 3 isoform X2, translated as MRVFGAIGTGASSVVQRAIHIPTHRIIALKKINIFEKEKRQQLLTEIRTLCEAPCYQGLVEFYGAFYTPDSGQISIALEYMDGGSLADIIKVRKCIPEPILSSMVQKLLHGLSYLHGVRHLVHRDIKPANLLVNLKGEPKITDFGISAGLESSIAMCATFVGTVTYMSPERIRNENYSYPADIWSLGLALFECGTGEFPYTANEGPVNLMLQILDDPSPSLSRHDFSPEFCSFVDACLKKNPDDRPTADQLLSHPFIIKYSDSALDLGAFVRGIFDPTQRMKDLADMLTIHYYLLFDGSDEFWQHIKSLYNECSTFSFGGKESIGPNNIFSTLTNIRKTLAGEWPPEKLVHVVEKLQCRANGQDGVAIRISGSFIVGNQFLICGDGMQVEGLPNLKDLSIDIPSKRMGTFHEQFIVEKANIIGRYFITKHELFITQ; from the exons GAGAAAAGGCAGCAACTCCTTACTGAAATAAGGACGCTGTGTGAGGCACCATGTTACCAAGGTCTTGTTGAGTTCTATGGAGCATTTTATACTCCAGATTCTGGGCAGATAAGCATAGCTCTAGAGTACATGGATGGGGGTTCTCTTGCTGATATCATAAAAGTGAGGAAGTGCATTCCAGAACCTATCCTTTCCTCAATGGTTCAAAAGCTCTTGCAT GGTCTCAGTTATTTGCACGGAGTTCGACATTTAGTCCACAGAGACATAAAGCCAGCAAATTTGCTTGTCAATCTCAAGGGGGAGCCCAAAATAACTGATTTTGGCATTAGTGCTGGTTTAGAAAGCTCAATTGCTATG TGCGCTACTTTTGTTGGAACAGTAACTTACATGTCACCGGAACGAATACGGAATGAGAATTACTCTTACCCAGCTGATATTTGGAGCCTTGGGCTTGCACTATTTGAGTGTGGTACAGGTGAATTTCCGTATACAGCAAATGAAGGACCTGTCAATCTCATGTTGCAG ATCCTTGATGATCCGTCTCCTTCACTGTCAAGACACGACTTTTCACCAGAATTCTGCTCATTCGTTGATGCTTGCCTCAAAAAAAATCCTGACGACAGGCCAACGGCAGATCAG CTTTTGTCACATCCATTCATTATCAAGTATAGTGATTCTGCATTAGACTTGGGTGCTTTTGTCAGAGGCATTTTTGATCCAACACAGAGGATGAAGGATCTGGCAGAT ATGCTGACGATACATTACTATTTACTGTTTGATGGATCCGATGAATTTTGGCAGCATATCAAGTCATTATATAATGAATGCTCCACCTTCAG TTTTGGCGGGAAAGAATCCATCGGTCCCAACAATATTTTTTCAACCTTGACCAACATACGGAAGACATTAGCTGGTGAATGGCCTCCAGAAAAGCTTGTCCATGTTGTAGAGAAACTTCAGTGTCGAGCTAATGGTCAAGACGGTGTTGCAATTCGCATATCTGGATCTTTTATAGTTGGAAATCAGTTCCTCATTTGTGGAGATGGTATGCAAGTTGAGGGTTTGCCAAACTTAAAAGATCTCTCTATCGATATACCCAGCAAACGGATGGGAACCTTTCATGAGCAATTTATTGTAGAGAAAGCAAACATCATCGGTCGTTACTTCATAACTAAACATGAACTTTTCATTACTCAATAA